A genomic segment from Archangium lipolyticum encodes:
- a CDS encoding GFA family protein, whose protein sequence is MDAKTTRYTGGCLCGALRYEAEGEPLFAGYCYCVDCRKASGSGFIPFMGFSSAAVRFSGETRQFRSKSFRGGDSVRNFCPVCGGLVFGGEVGKDDSHTIYAGSLDDPSSFQPKVAIFTRDRPAWVVMPPDLPAFDTMPE, encoded by the coding sequence ATGGACGCCAAGACGACTCGTTACACGGGCGGTTGCCTCTGCGGCGCGTTGCGGTACGAAGCCGAGGGTGAGCCGTTGTTCGCTGGCTATTGCTACTGCGTCGACTGTCGCAAGGCCTCGGGTTCGGGGTTCATCCCCTTCATGGGCTTCTCGAGCGCCGCGGTTCGCTTCAGTGGCGAAACGCGACAGTTCCGGTCGAAGTCCTTCAGGGGCGGTGACTCCGTGCGCAATTTCTGTCCCGTCTGCGGAGGACTCGTCTTCGGTGGAGAGGTCGGCAAGGACGATTCCCATACCATCTATGCGGGCTCCCTGGACGACCCCTCATCCTTCCAACCGAAGGTCGCGATCTTCACACGAGACCGTCCCGCCTGGGTCGTCATGCCGCCGGACCTCCCCGCCTTCGACACCATGCCGGAGTGA